The proteins below are encoded in one region of Nilaparvata lugens isolate BPH chromosome X, ASM1435652v1, whole genome shotgun sequence:
- the LOC111064461 gene encoding two pore calcium channel protein 1, whose product MAFPENSRKAQTPDGYVRFSNDIANGIDSLHQRSINNCDDIPNEIGSRSSLNRDVELRSPSEITSDTDYNWQMNYHEAAIFLEEGENNEKFDSHPCHPEALPAYLLVHNRLYYTVDLVTSIILLALALGEDPAVPAFQLPVWVHSTIELFCLFIIGLELGFKLRWIGWTTILKHKRTMLKCVTLVIMVLEALVILVRQSSHLRVTRALRPIFLVDTCHLGGVRRCIRQILQSLPPILDMLALIFFFVSIYALLGYHLFSTNHVNKSFHTLYDSFVTMFVLLTTANFPDVMMPAYAISKWYSVFFISYLCICLYILMNLMLAVVYETFTSIEREKFKKLLLHKQQACHHAFRLLVTKQHPGELRFRQFEGLLRYYKPKKSVRDTLLIFKQLNTSNSGFLKIDEFCNIYDAVTLQWEAQYSNIPWYHGTWIPERLQTVCQITHNIVSEKYFEHTVTFIILSNCLAMLFRASQNYPDLEKAAHVFISSWDAIFFMSCYAIEASLKVVGLGLHQYLNSGWNCYDITVTTLTLMSILLIKMFPTWTFLVIFRPLRMLRLFKSKKRYRDIIGTMALLVPLMCSTAVVMLVLYYFFAIIGMELFAGYDMRNCCKGTAVEEFYRASNGSGNATSAIGYYYLNTFENLAASSVTLFELTVVNNWFILMDGYAYVFHPLSRFYFILFYLFTMIVLTIVVASVLEAFRFRIQYKRQTTKRDEEKLLHEEVHLRWDEVESWIPDFHLLEKLKTDFVFNGTATYLGCRPRNREVLQKRMYRNEMEEWLKENAMNGEQN is encoded by the exons ATGGCTTTTCCAGAAAATTCTCGTAAAGCCCAAACTCCAGATGGATATGTTCGATTCAGTAATGACATTGCAAATGGGATTGATTCCTTACACCAGAGAAGTATCA ATAACTGCGATGATATTCCCAATGAGATAGGGAGTAGATCAAGCTTGAATCGAGATGTGGAGCTACGAAGCCCATCAGAAATCACCTCGGACACAGACTACAACTGGCAGATGAATTATCATGAGGCAGCTATTTTTCTCGAG GAAGGTGAGAATAATGAGAAATTTGACTCCCACCCATGTCATCCAGAAGCTCTACCAGCATACCTGTTAGTTCATAATCGACTATACTATACAGTGGATCTTGTCACTTCCATAATCTTGCTGGCACTTGCTCTCGGAGAGGATCCAGCTGTTCCTGCTTTTCAG CTCCCAGTATGGGTTCACAGCACTATTGAGTTGTTCTGTCTTTTCATCATCGGATTAGAATTGGGATTCAAACTGCGCTGGATTGGTTGGACGACTATTCTGAAGCATAAAAGAACAATGTTGAAG TGTGTAACTCTTGTGATAATGGTATTGGAAGCGCTAGTGATCCTCGTACGGCAGTCAAGTCATCTGAGGGTGACAAGAGCATTGCGCCCCATATTCCTTGTTGACACATGCCACCTTGGGGGTGTGCGTCGCTGTATTCGTCAAATTCTGCAGTCATTGCCTCCTATACTTGACATGTTGGCGCtgatcttcttcttcgtttccATCTATGCTCTACTCGGCTATCATCTCTTCTCGACAAATCATGTCAATAAATCATTCCACACATTGTATGACAGCTTTGTTACAATGTTCGTACTCCTGACCACCGCCAA CTTTCCTGATGTCATGATGCCCGCTTATGCAATATCGAAATGGTACTCAgtgtttttcatttcatatctGTGCATCTGTCTCTACATCTTGATGAATCTT ATGCTTGCTGTAGTCTATGAGACTTTCACTAGTATTGAGAGAGAAAAGTTCAAGAAGCTTCTTCTTCATAAGCAACAGGCATGTCATCATGCTTTCCGACTCCTGGTAACCAAACAGCATCCCGGTGAGCTGAGATTTCGACAATTCGAGGGTCTTCTTCGTTACTACAAGCCAAAGAAAT CCGTACGTGATACCTTGTTGATCTTTAAACAACTGAACACTTCAAATTcaggatttttaaaaattgacgAATTTTGTAATATATATGATGCGGTGACATTGCAATGGGAAGCGCAGTATTCGAATATTCCTTGGTACCATGGAACATGGATTCCAGAACGGCTTCAAACTGTTTGTCAAATCACACACAATATTGTATCCGAGAAATATTTCGAGCATACAGTCA CCTTTATAATATTGTCTAATTGCTTAGCAATGTTATTTCGTGCTAGTCAGAACTATCCCGATCTTGAAAAAGCTGCGCATGTTTTTATTTCTTCCTGGGATGCAATTTTCTTCATGTCGT GCTATGCTATTGAAGCTTCATTGAAGGTTGTTGGTCTCGGTTTGCATCAATACTTAAACTCCGGCTGGAATTGCTATGACATAACTGTGACAACCCTCACTCTAATGAGTATCTTGCTGATCAAGATGTTTCCGACTTGGACTTTTCTGGTGATTTTCCGACCACTGCGCATGCTCCGATTGTTCAAAAGCAAGAAACGCTACAGGGATATTATTGGAACAATGGCACTGTTGGTACCACTGATGTGTTCCACGGCGGTTGTCATGCTTGTACTCTACTATTTCTTCGCTATCATTGGCATGGAATTGTTCGCCGGTTATGATATGAGAAATTGTTGCAA AGGAACAGCTGTAGAGGAGTTCTACAGAGCTTCGAATGGCTCTGGAAATGCTACATCTGCAATCGGCTATTACTACTTGAATACATTCGAGAACTTGGCTGCTAGTAGTGTAACTCTGTTCGAATTAACCGTAGTGAACAATTGGTTCATACTAATGGATGGCTACGCGTACGTGTTCCATCCACTCAGTCGATTCTACTTCATACTTTTCTATCTGTTCACCATGATTGTTCTGACTATTGTGGTAGCTTCAGTGCTGGAGGCATTCCGATTCAGAATACAATACAAGAGGCAAACAACAAAAAGGGATG AGGAAAAGCTATTACACGAGGAGGTGCATTTAAGATGGGATGAGGTGGAAAGTTGGATTCCAGATTTCCATTTGCTTGAAAAACTCAAAACTGACTTTGTTTTTAAT gGTACTGCAACATACTTGGGATGTCGCCCTCGTAACAGGGAAGTTCTTCAAAAGAGAATGTACAGGAACGAAATGGAAGAATGGCTGAAGGAGAATGCAATGAATGGAGAACAAAACTAA